The genomic DNA CACAGGAAGCATTGATTTTGTACAGTCTGACCTAGTCTTTCTTGATTTCCTCCATGGCTGATCAGAGGATGGAATGAATGCAGGAGAGGATGCACATGGACGACCTGACAGATCAATGCTATCCATAGCCTGACTGATCATCCCCATCACCACATCCTTTTCTGTCAAATCACAGGAATGAAGGTAGATACAGAGTTTATTCCCACATATTCaaatgttaaagtaaaaaatgtaaactatTGTTGACAGAATGAATTGATTGACAGCCTTTTGTCAGAGTACATCAGGAAATGATCCGTTCAGTCGACATTACATGTGATATATGAAATGGGGACATTTACATATAagcaatattttaatattatataaGAAGCTAAAATTGATCAATCATCACGCTGTGCTGACAGCTCTTTAAATTACTCTCTGGTGTGATGTTCACATGTTGAATACTGATGAACGCACACAAAGTGCAGCAGAATTCCTCCAATTCAGATCTACTCATCCATGTTAGCTTCAAGTGTGGATTAAGCATCGAATTTATAGGAGCACAGAGTGACGTGCGTAAGAAAAGATGAGTGTGGATAACCTTTCCAATATCTGACTCCAAATGACTTCGTGTCAGACGAGCCAATCACAGCGTAAGATTACAGCCTGCACATAAATGAGCTTCGTCTTGGTTCACTAAGTGCAGTGAGGTGAAATAACAGCAGActcctcccacatagacacggAATGTGGAGAAAAAATACATCTGATGCTAATGTTGTTCCTTTTGTAAAGATTTGTTTACTAACACCTGGAAAACGCTAGCCAATAATAACCTGCAGCATTAAAACGCTATTATTTCTGAGAGCTTATTGTATGTGCGAAGATATGAtcaattttattattacttctGCTAACAAACATGCTATGTACAAATCTAACctatgaaataaagtttatttagaaaataaaaaagcaactaTCACTTAAAATACCtgcaaaacaaaagacaaacgagtacaagtactcacattactgtaatcaAGTAgctgggtacttgtactttttttgagtatatttctaaatcagtaatattacttaagtaggttttaaaagaagtaaagtaattagttacatttctacacccaaccattactgagtaaattattattattttttgttttaaaatgatcaacagacattgttaAACTAgagaacaatcaaatgcatcacatcataaccaaccaatcaaattaaacgtaatgcatggcGCCAAAACACCATTGAACATCGTTATTTTCTTAGTTTcataattaataaatgtatctatacttagagcctgagaatttatttttattttgaattaaatttattggtattatttaatttaaaaaagaattgtacattttgacacaccttttattttgtacagatgcctttttaattttatacaagatgtttactgtatccaAGGGAACCGTGACACGATTTATTACCAAGAATAAAtggtggggggtgaaagtaactactggtagtaacttttacttgtactctttacacctattgtaacacaacaacaagaGTATTATATCAGAATATTAATACTTAAAGACATACTCAAATATTAGAGCTAACATTGGTTATTAGTTGTAATAACTGAGATCTAATGATgaatataatttaataattgaATCTGTGTAGAATAAACTTTACCTCTCTGGCCTGCGAGCAAAAGCCACTGCTGCACCGAGGAAAGTGAGTCCGTCTGCAGAATCTGACAAAGTAACTCAAAAACCTGAGGAAAAAAGtcttatttaaatgttttgaaacaCTTGAAGTATAGACAgatataaatgaaataatgtgTGATAGATGAACTGTTCcattggtagtttgagctttctTTCTGTTAAGCACCTTCCttagttttatattttaaagttcttaaaaattgatttttttttttttcttgacacattttattttcaaatgttttttataatgtctgctaaaaaaaaaagacgttcaAAGGTAagagatttaatttatttctgtgtaccagttttctacaagttctaacaaaaaaaagaagaaggatATGGAATTCACTGGTTTAAAACCCTGTTTTATTACTGAAAAGacgtttgttttaattttttactaaagtacatttagtagcctttactttttacttttacgcaagtaagggagcaacttcaatacttttacttttaccagagtctaTATTGTTGTAActgtaaatgaacaaatgaatgaaCAGTTAAATAATATTTCACCATCAGCTCTTGATCCTGGAAAAGTAGGGGATGTTTCCGTTGCTGGTTTGATCTCCGCCATGAAGACTTGGTGTGTGGAGGGATTATTCTTCCAGTTCCAGGTGAAGATTGAGTTTTTGAACGCACCCATGGAGCCTGCAATGGTTCCTGGAACCCAAAGATAGGAACCATTAGTGATTCTAAACCTATTCAGCccacccttcaaaataaaatgcaagagACTGAAGAATACCTAAAaatcatctataagggggaataaaggggagagatttggggtccatccataaagtcagtaaaatgatggtccattattctatgaatctgtgataaccacatttatttattcatctgaataatatccactgttatccaggatgtttattattattattatagtcatcttaaagatggaaatcctgcttttaatcactaataaaatggttcaaaatgaccaaaaatggtagaaaaggaggtgaaatgggggtggatgtaatttaaaaagtaggaacaattagtttaaactggcaaataatggacatgatgcatcgtgaatgtggttaaattggcaaaaataatcatgaaaagtgacaacaatgggttaacaaatgtgacattaggtggaaaagtgatggaaagtttttataagtgctgaaaatgtcttgaaaatggagAAAATATCTAGAAAAGGTCTCACAACCTcaaatgaggtcctgaccccaatgttgagaacgCCTGTAGTAGAGATACAAACTATAATTATGCTATCAGATTACAGTATACAGTTTCTCGTGCACGTACCACTTTCTTGGCCTTTTTCTCCTGAGAAGTTAAACTGACTTTTGCAGCGAGTTCTTTGAGTTCATCCCTCCACGCTTCTGAAAACAGTGCTGAGAGAAACAGTTTACATGAAGTACATGTATTTAGAATGTACATCTATAACCTTACCAGATTTGTTTCCTCCAGAAAGGGTTTGGGCCTGTGGTAGTGCAACAGGTTGAGCTGCTGTTCTGAAGACGTGACTCTTAAGAAGTGGATGAGGAAATAATGACGAGGTAACAAACCAGTCGTCTCTCACTGAACATATTGGCCTTCCATTGAGACCTGTGGTGAAACATATTCACCAAATTGTTCCAATAAAGATCCAGAGACTAAAACCTGGAACATACTGTACGTTGGCTTTCAATTTTCAATGCTTAAAAAATTAACactactacaaaaaaataatttccagTCACTGCAAAGTTACACTTCATCTTTAATAGAGATTTTTCAAGCAACTTTTAATGTTAATTATGCACTATTATCACCTGAGTTGCAGACTCACCCTGGATGTGTCTCACCCTGTTGGGGTGAGGGTTGTGGCGGGAAAAGAACGAATGGTGACTCAGGGAACCAAAGCGTGGACAGCTTTTCGACATCATTGTAGTGAAATCTGCGGTGAGCGGCACCGGACTGGTCCCACAGAGGCTCCTTTCAGCACCCGTTGTTCCTCTGACACTGGGACTGTTTGCTGTCGCTGCTTCAAAGTGACAGCTCGACATGTTTTTACctggaaaaaataggttttttaACCTCTAGATgtgacagaaatttgttgttgtttgaaagttgtttttaagctgtaacaacacacacacacacacagagagagagagagaaacagttTACTGTACTGTAATAAATTGTAAATACTGTTGTACGCTGTCGGGTTGTTCCTGTCtattgtcttgtatgttgcagagcaaaaaaaaaaaaaaaaaaacttctaaaagatgaaaaaaatattacatttgacCTCCTTTGCTATGAATGGTTTAGGCTTTTATGACGTATTTTTGGTCtcacataaaatacaataaattgagtagaaaaaacaattaaatcatTACAAATAACTACTGGTACTTACCTTTAAAAGCACGCTTCAGCTGTAACCCTTTGGTATGAAGTGCTCTGTGTTGCTTTTCGTTGCTTAGAGACTACACATGAAAACAATGGGACGTTGTTTCCTGaggggtttaaaaaaaagtgaaaaataaaaaatgcataaagaAACTCTAAGTTTCTTCATcttcaaaataaataagaaaaaagtatttgtatttgtattcatTCCTAGTCAAATCAATTGTTAATTCACCTAAATGTAGCTATTttctaaattatatttatagaTATAAAGTAAAATATATGGACATTTTCAATTTAACTCCTATGTATTTAATTTGAATGTTCACTCTCCTTTTTAAGCCTTGTATTATAAGTGACTAATGTTATTGACTATGTATTTTAATACTGATTCTAGTTGTTTCATGAACTGCTGCGTGTGCCTTATGTCCTGTTGCCTCCATTTGCATTCCCACTTTAGCTCTGTCGCACATGAACtcttttttgcttgtttgttttggtgTCTTATTCCTGCTGATGCAGCAAATGTAGTGTAATGTTTATTGTGATAATCAACTAGTTTTACCTATTTCCAGGGTGCCTATTGTACATCTGGCCtcggactacagatgaaaactagccttTTGTCTAACTCTGGTTGATTCTACAGTTCAGCTGTTGTGTCAAAATGCACTGTccttataaaaaataaaataaacttacacacacactttacatcACAATATTAATGAGTGCTTTTTCCCCAAAATGAGAATCTGAAATTTGCACAGCTCTCTGAAAAGGACAACCTTGATTTATTGGCGGCACCGAGGATGAAATAAACATCTGTGGCATTGAGATAATCACAAGCTACAGTGTTGGTGATATTGCAtcatttgaagatgatgtctGGGAGAAAGGCTTCTTATTTTTCCCCAATTTCACTCGCAGTAAGATAAATAATCAGCAGAATGATTGCAAGTTACAATGTTCCCCTAGATGAAACCCTTCCACAGCCTGTTGTCCTCCTGATACATGTGCAGCACAGGGATTTATAGAGCTTTATAGAAAGACAATATTGGTAACTTCTGCACAAAACTTCAATTTAGGTAAGTAAGATTAAAGATGtcagcacacttaaactggggttaaaatgcagtatgaaTTTTGAATAACACcccaaattggaggtaaggcaaaaaattcaaaatcttttgattttttttttttttttttttttttttttggaaaaaaataagaccctaaaaatgagttcaaatattatgagcacacttaaactggggttaaaaagCAGtatgacatgaaaaatgagataTTTTGAATAACACcccaaattggaggtaaggctatagtaaggcataaaattgcaaaattttcttttttttttttgaaagggcTACAATGagaccctaaaaattagttcaaatatgatgagcacacttaaactgggattaaaatgcagtataacaTGAATAATTTGAAATTTTGAATATCACcccaaattggaggtaaggctatagtaaggcataaaaatgcaaaatcttttgattttttttttttttttctttttttggaaaaggcGACAATAAGACCCTATattttagttcaaatatgatgagcacacacttaaactggaattaaGATGCAGCATGACATGCAAAATGagacattttgaaaaacactcaaaaatggaaataaggctatagtaaggcataaaattggggaaaaaaaatctgagattaatttttttttttttcctcaggtaaggctatcataagacccaaAAAACgaattcaaatatgatgagcacatttaaactgggattaaaatgcagtatgacatgaaaaattaaatattttgaaaaacacccaaaaatggaggtaaggcgatagtaaggcataaaaatgtcaaatttttgactttttttttttttttagataaggctaccaTAAAACCCTAAACAttagttaaaatatgatgagcacacttaaactggggttaaaatgcagtatgacatgaaaaatgagaaatttcgaaaaacacccaaaattggaggtaaggcgatagtaaggcataaaaatgccaAATTTTCTTTTCGAAATAAACGCGTGAACGCTGATTTAGCTGCTTTTTCTAAACTTAGACTCCAACCAGTGTATCAGAGTTTAGCTCACACATTAAGAACTGCTCCTTTAGCTG from Gouania willdenowi chromosome 19, fGouWil2.1, whole genome shotgun sequence includes the following:
- the tbata gene encoding protein TBATA; this translates as MSSCHFEAATANSPSVRGTTGAERSLCGTSPVPLTADFTTMMSKSCPRFGSLSHHSFFSRHNPHPNRVRHIQGLNGRPICSVRDDWFVTSSLFPHPLLKSHVFRTAAQPVALPQAQTLSGGNKSALFSEAWRDELKELAAKVSLTSQEKKAKKVEPLQAPWVRSKTQSSPGTGRIIPPHTKSSWRRSNQQRKHPLLFQDQELMVFELLCQILQTDSLSSVQQWLLLAGQREKDVVMGMISQAMDSIDLSGRPCASSPAFIPSSDQPWRKSRKTSSHHVDQPLGVLKPEMIGNAEVLEVHTRTPLED